The Impatiens glandulifera chromosome 8, dImpGla2.1, whole genome shotgun sequence genome includes a window with the following:
- the LOC124911648 gene encoding probable sulfate transporter 3.5: MEERTLINLNLPIKMKNEVKFPQPRSFTTILKHHLKETLFPDDPFHQFKTSSSSSGIKSKKALKYFIPIFDWFPNYNFNLFKYDLLAGITIASLAIPQGISYAKLANIPPINGLYSSFIPPLVYAIFGSSKYLAVGTVAACSLLISSIIGEKVSPIDDPTMYLNLVFTATFIAGLFQTAMGFLRLGILVDFLSHSTIIGFMGGTATIIILQQLKGVFGVTHFTTQTDVVSVLRSLINHRDEWRWESAVVGIIFLAFLQFTKYVKLKRPKLFWVSAVAPMVVVVIGCLFAYFAHAEKHGIQTVGHLQRGINPPSFKRLNFDSKYISAPIKAGMITAMVSLAEGISIGRSFAIMKNEQVDGNKEMVAFGFMNIVGSLTSCYLTTGPFSKTAVNFNAGCKTAMSNVVMSVCMLLTLLVLAPLFGYTPLVALSAIIISAMLGLIEYDKAYHLFKTDKFDFLICMVGFFGVSFITMDIGLMLSVGLAIVRSLLYVARPAACKLGNVPNSTLYRDVEQYPEAKGIPGFLILQIGSPIYFANCGYIRERILRWIRDEQAISNTHEGHLEHILLDLGGVTSIDITGVETMVEINNTLKAKGIKLGLVNPRLEVLEKLIVANFIQEFGRENVFLSVEDAVESYKFALRSVKELNDV, encoded by the exons CAGACGATCCATTCCACCAATTCAaaacatcttcatcttcttcaggaATCAAATCCAAAAAAGCATTGAAATATTTCATACCCATCTTCGATTGGTTTCCAAATTACAACTTCAACTTATTCAAATACGATCTTCTCGCCGGAATCACCATTGCTAGCCTCGCCATTCCACAAGGAATCAGCTATGCCAAACTCGCCAACATTCCCCCTATCAACGGCCTAT ATTCGAGCTTTATACCTCCTTTGGTATATGCAATATTTGGAAGTTCAAAATACTTGGCGGTGGGAACGGTGGCGGCTTGTTCGTTGTTGATATCTTCGATTATTGGAGAGAAAGTGTCGCCAATTGATGATCCAACTATGTACCTTAATTTGGTCTTCACGGCTACTTTCATTGCCGGTTtgtttcagaccgccatgggtTTTTTAAGGTTGGGGATTTTGGTGGATTTCTTGTCTCATTCTACCATTATTGGATTCATGGGAGGAACGGCTACTATTATCATCCTTCAACAGCTTAAGGGCGTGTTTGGAGTCACACATTTCACTACTCAAACTGATGTTGTTTCGGTTCTTCGTTCACTTATCAATCACCGAGATGAG TGGCGATGGGAGAGTGCCGTTGTGGGAATAATTTTCCTTGCTTTTCTCCAATTTACGAAATATGTG AAACTAAAGAGACCGAAGTTGTTTTGGGTGTCGGCTGTGGCGCCGATGGTTGTCGTCGTTATTGGCTGTCTTTTCGCGTATTTTGCTCATGCTGAGAAACATGGCATTCAAACG GTAGGTCATTTACAAAGAGGAATAAACCCTCCCTCTTTTAAACGTTTGAATTTCGACTCCAAATATATTTCAGCTCCAATAAAAGCTGGAATGATCACGGCAATGGTGTCTCTAGCC GAAGGGATATCCATTGGTAGAAGTTTTGCCATAATGAAGAATGAACAAGTTGATGGAAATAAAGAGATGGTTGCTTTTGGTTTTATGAACATTGTTGGATCCCTTACTTCATGTTACTTAACCACAG GCCCGTTTTCGAAGACTGCTGTGAATTTCAATGCGGGGTGTAAAACTGCAATGTCAAACGTAGTAATGTCGGTTTGCATGTTGTTGACACTTCTAGTATTGGCTCCTCTCTTCGGTTACACGCCTTTAGTGGCTCTATCGGCCATCATTATCTCGGCTATGCTAGGTCTCATTGAATATGACAAGGCGTATCATCTCTTTAAGACGGACAAATTCGATTTCCTAATTTGTATGGTTGGCTTTTTCGGTGTTTCCTTTATTACTATGGACATCGGTCTAATGCTTTCG gtGGGACTTGCTATAGTTAGGTCACTTTTATACGTGGCTCGACCAGCCGCATGTAAACTCGGAAATGTTCCGAACTCAACATTGTATCGAGACGTGGAACAATATCCAGAGGCAAAAGGAATCCCGGGATTCCTAATCCTTCAAATCGGTTCGCCTATTTACTTTGCCAATTGCGGTTACATAAGGGAAAGGATATTGAGATGGATTAGAGATGAGCAAGCTATTAGTAACACTCATGAAGGCCATCTTGAGCATATATTGCTGGATTTGGGAG GAGTGACATCTATTGATATAACTGGAGTTGAGACCATGGTAGAAATCAACAATACTTTGAAAGCAAAAGGGATTAAG CTGGGCTTGGTGAACCCTAGGCTTGAGGTTCTTGAGAAATTGATTGTGGCCAACTTCATTCaagaatttggaagagaaaatgtatttttgtCTGTTGAAGATGCGGTTGAGTCATATAAATTTGCTTTGAGGAGTGTAAAAGAACTCAATGATGTATGA
- the LOC124911217 gene encoding DDB1- and CUL4-associated factor 13 has protein sequence MKIKVISRSSDDFTRERSQDLQRVFRNFDPNLRTQEKATEYVRALNAAKLDKIFARPFIGAMDGHIDAISCMAKNPNHLKGIFSGSMDGDIRLWDIASRRTVCQFPGHRGAVRGLTVSTDGRLLVSCGTDATVRLWDVPVSTDAVSDNLSSDSAEPQAVYVWKHAFWAVDYQCEGSLFATAGAQLDIWDPNRSQPVNSFEWGKDTVISVRFNPGEPNVLATSGSDRSIVLYDLRMSSPARKLIMQTKTNSIAWNPMEPMNFTAANEDCSCYSYDARKLNEAKCVHKDHVSAVMDIDYSPTGREFITGSYDRTIRLFNYNAGHSKEVYHTKRMQRVFCVKFTCDGSYVLSGSDDTNIRLWKAKASEQLGVLLPRERRKHEYMEAVKSRYKHLPEVKRIVRHRHLPKPIYKASALRRMMSDAQRKKDDRRRAHSAPGTVVNKPLRKRRIVKELE, from the exons ATGAAGATCAAAGTAATTTCACGTTCTTCCGACGATTTCACTCGTGAAAGAAGTCAGGATCTCCAG AGAGTTTTCCGGAATTTCGATCCAAACTTGCGAACTCAGGAGAAGGCAACTGAATATGTTCGCGCTCTTAATGCAGCTAAACTTGACAAG ATATTTGCGAGACCTTTTATTGGAGCAATGGATGGACATATAGATGCTATTTCATGTATGGCGAAGAATCCAAATCATTTAAAAGGAATTTTTTCTGGTTCCATGGATGGAG ATATCCGCCTTTGGGATATAGCATCCAG GCGGACAGTTTGTCAGTTTCCTGGTCATCGAGGTGCTGTACGTGGCTTGACAGTGTCAACAGATGGCCGTCTTCTTGTTTCATGTGGAACTGACGCAAC TGTCAGACTCTGGGATGTTCCTGTTTCTACTGATGCGGTTTCAGATAATTTGTCTAGTGATTCTGCTGAG CCTCAAGCCGTTTATGTGTGGAAGCATGCATTCTG GGCTGTTGATTACCAATGTGAAGGCTCACTCTTCGCCACTGCTGGTGCTCAACTAGACATTTGGGACCCCAATAG GTCTCAGCCAGTAAACAGTTTTGAGTGGGGTAAAGACACAGTTATATCTGTTCGATTTAACCCTGGAGAACCAAATGTTTTGGCAACATCAGGAAG TGACCGTAGCATTGTGTTATATGACTTGCGGATGTCATCACCAGCTAGGAAGCTCATCATGCAG ACTAAAACAAATTCTATTGCATGGAACCCAATGGAGCCTATGAACTTCACAGCT GCAAATGAAGACTGCAGTTGTTACAGTTACGATGCTAGAAAGTTGAATGAAGCTAAGTGCGTGCACAAAGATCATGTTTCTGCAGT GATGGACATTGATTACTCTCCTACTGGTCGTGAATTCATTACTGGATCTTACGATAGAACT ATAAGGCTATTCAACTATAATGCTGGTCATAGCAAAGAAGTCTACCATACCAAGCGAATGCAAAG AGTGTTTTGTGTGAAGTTTACCTGTGATGGAAGTTATGTTCTGTCGGGGAGTGACGATACTAACATCCGTCTTTGGAAAGCTAAAGCATCCGAGCAATTGGGAGTG CTTCTTCCAAGAGAACGCAGGAAGCATGAATACATGGAAGCTGTGAAGAGCCGATACAAGCACCTTCCAGAGGTTAAGCGTATTGTCAG GCATAGACACTTGCCAAAACCAATATACAAGGCATCTGCTCTAAGAAGAATGATGAGTGATGCACAAAGGAAAAAAGACGATAGAAGAAGAGCTCACAGTGCCCCAGGTACGGTTGTTAACAAGCCTTTACGTAAAAGAAGAATCGTTAAAGAGCTCGAGTAg
- the LOC124911179 gene encoding leucine-rich repeat extensin-like protein 4 isoform X1 has translation MKQRTSITSHLLLLLLSISVLLFLSVHADDDLTFTNGRLTDADAHFIRQRQLLYYRDEFGDRGENVSVDPSLIFENPRLKDAYIALQAWKQAILSDPLNLTADWIGSDVCNYTGIFCANAPDNSSIRTVAGIDLNHGDIAGYIPEELGLLTDLALFHINSNRFCGTLPHKFEHLKLLFELDISNNRFAGKFPRVVLKLPSLKFLDLRFNEFEGKVPSELFDKDLDAIFINHNRFQFELPDNFGNSPVSVIVLANNKFHGCVPASLGKMADTLNEIILMNNGLRSCMPPEIGLLKELTVLDVSFNELMGPLPDSIGGMMSLEQLNVAHNMLSGSIPESICKLPRLLNFTFSYNFFSGEPPACLGLAESEDSKNCLVDRPAQRSIAQCKTFSSRPIHCSAFKCKPFVPILPPPPPPSPPPPVYSPPPPPPSPPPPVNLPPPPVYSPPPPPPSPPPPVYSPPPPVYSPPPPPPSPPPPVYSPPPPPPSPPPPVYSPPPPPPSPPPPVYSPPPPPPSPPPPVYSPPPPPPSPPPPPPPIYSPPPPPPSPPPPVYSPPPPVYSPPPPPPSPPPPSPNPPYCVRPPPLPPPSSPPPPPPVHHNSPPPPPPHSPPPPQYQSPPPPVYVYSSPPPPQPIYSPPPPPIYSPPPPHQSPPPPPPVYSSPPPPIFSPPPPVYSSPPPPIFSPPPPSPPPCIEPPPPPPPPPPPPPPPHPPLCIDYSPPPPPPLLSPPPTIQYLSPPPVHQSSPPPPSPVYEGPLPPIYSVSYASPPPPPFY, from the coding sequence ATGAAGCAAAGGACATCCATTACcagtcatcttcttcttcttcttctttccatCTCCGTCTTATTATTCCTCTCCGTTCATGCCGACGACGACTTGACTTTCACCAATGGAAGACTTACCGACGCCGATGCTCATTTCATTCGTCAGCGACAGCTTCTCTACTATCGCGACGAGTTCGGCGACAGAGGCGAGAATGTAAGTGTCGATCCTTCACTCATTTTCGAAAATCCTCGCTTAAAAGATGCATACATTGCTCTTCAAGCTTGGAAACAAGCGATACTCTCAGATCCACTCAATCTAACCGCAGATTGGATCGGATCTGATGTCTGTAACTATACCGGTATATTCTGCGCTAATGCGCCGGATAATTCATCTATCCGTACAGTCGCTGGTATCGATCTCAACCACGGTGATATCGCCggttacataccggaagaacttGGCCTACTTACGGACCTTGCATTGTTTCATATCAACTCTAACCGCTTCTGCGGTACTCTACCTCATAAATTCGAGCATCTGAAATTACTCTTTGAACTTGATATCAGTAACAACCGCTTCGCTGGAAAGTTTCCACGCGTCGTTCTCAAGTTGCCGAGTCTTAAATTTCTAGATCTACGATTTAACGAGTTTGAAGGAAAAGTACCTTCAGAGCTGTTTGATAAGGATTTGGATGCTATTTTCATTAACCATAACAGATTCCAGTTTGAATTGCCGGATAATTTCGGTAATTCTCCTGTTTCCGTCATTGTTTTGGCTAATAATAAGTTCCATGGTTGTGTTCCTGCAAGTTTGGGGAAAATGGCGGATACGTTGAATGAGATTATTCTTATGAATAATGGATTACGGTCTTGCATGCCGCCGGAGATTGGATTGTTGAAAGAGTTGACAGTTTTGGATGTAAGTTTCAATGAGCTGATGGGACCATTGCCGGATTCGATTGGAGGTATGATGAGTTTGGAGCAGTTGAACGTAGCGCATAATATGCTGTCTGGAAGCATACCGGAAAGTATATGTAAGCTTCCGAGGCTTTTGAATTTTACATTTTCTTATAACTTCTTCTCCGGCGAGCCTCCGGCGTGTTTGGGATTAGCTGAATCGGAGGATAGTAAGAATTGCTTAGTGGATCGTCCTGCTCAGAGGTCTATTGCTCAGTGTAAGACGTTTTCATCTCGGCCTATTCATTGTAGTGCTTTTAAATGTAAGCCTTTTGTTCCTATATTGCCGCCACCTCCTCCACCGTCTCCTCCACCACCAGTTTACTCGCCACCACCTCCACCGCCGTCTCCTCCACCGCCAGTTAACTTACCGCCTCCACCAGTTTACTCGCCACCACCTCCACCGCCCTCTCCTCCACCGCCAGTTTACTCACCGCCACCACCAGTTTACTCGCCCCCTCCTCCGCCGCCGTCTCCTCCACCGCCAGTATACTCTCCACCACCTCCTCCGCCGTCTCCTCCACCGCCAGTATACTCACCGCCTCCACCTCCACCATCACCGCCACCACCAGTTTACtcaccaccacctcctcccccaTCACCGCCACCACCAGTTTACTCACCGCCTCCACCTCCTccatcaccaccaccaccgccgCCACCAATTTACTCACCCccacctcctccaccatctCCACCGCCACCAGTTTACTCACCACCACCACCAGTTTACTCACCGCCACCACCTCCGccatctccaccaccaccatcacCAAACCCTCCTTATTGCGTTCGCCCACCTCCTCTACCTCCGCCATCATCACCACCTCCTCCACCTCCCGTCCACCATAACTCTCCCCCACCACCGCCACCTCACTCACCTCCCCCACCACAATATCAATCTCCTCCACCGCCTGTCTATGTTTACtcatctccaccaccaccacagCCTATTTATTCACCGCCTCCTCCACCCATTTATTCGCCGCCGCCTCCACACcaatctcctcctcctcctccacccGTATACTCATCACCCCCACCCCCTATCTTTTCACCTCCTCCACCCGTATACTCATCACCTCCACCCCCAATCTTTtcacctcctccaccatcaCCACCTCCTTGTATAgaaccaccaccaccacctccaccCCCACCCCCACCGCCACCGCCACCACATCCTCCATTATGTATAGACTACTCTCCACCACCGCCCCCACCACTACTATCACCTCCACCCACAATTCAATACTTATCACCACCACCGGTTCATCAATCATCTCCTCCACCTCCATCACCAGTATACGAGGGTCCATTACCACCTATCTACAGTGTTTCATATGCTTCACCTCCCCCACCACCTTTCTATTGA
- the LOC124911179 gene encoding leucine-rich repeat extensin-like protein 4 isoform X2 produces the protein MKQRTSITSHLLLLLLSISVLLFLSVHADDDLTFTNGRLTDADAHFIRQRQLLYYRDEFGDRGENVSVDPSLIFENPRLKDAYIALQAWKQAILSDPLNLTADWIGSDVCNYTGIFCANAPDNSSIRTVAGIDLNHGDIAGYIPEELGLLTDLALFHINSNRFCGTLPHKFEHLKLLFELDISNNRFAGKFPRVVLKLPSLKFLDLRFNEFEGKVPSELFDKDLDAIFINHNRFQFELPDNFGNSPVSVIVLANNKFHGCVPASLGKMADTLNEIILMNNGLRSCMPPEIGLLKELTVLDVSFNELMGPLPDSIGGMMSLEQLNVAHNMLSGSIPESICKLPRLLNFTFSYNFFSGEPPACLGLAESEDSKNCLVDRPAQRSIAQCKTFSSRPIHCSAFKCKPFVPILPPPPPPSPPPPVYSPPPPPPSPPPPVYSPPPPVYSPPPPPPSPPPPVYSPPPPPPSPPPPVYSPPPPPPSPPPPVYSPPPPPPSPPPPVYSPPPPPPSPPPPPPPIYSPPPPPPSPPPPVYSPPPPVYSPPPPPPSPPPPSPNPPYCVRPPPLPPPSSPPPPPPVHHNSPPPPPPHSPPPPQYQSPPPPVYVYSSPPPPQPIYSPPPPPIYSPPPPHQSPPPPPPVYSSPPPPIFSPPPPVYSSPPPPIFSPPPPSPPPCIEPPPPPPPPPPPPPPPHPPLCIDYSPPPPPPLLSPPPTIQYLSPPPVHQSSPPPPSPVYEGPLPPIYSVSYASPPPPPFY, from the exons ATGAAGCAAAGGACATCCATTACcagtcatcttcttcttcttcttctttccatCTCCGTCTTATTATTCCTCTCCGTTCATGCCGACGACGACTTGACTTTCACCAATGGAAGACTTACCGACGCCGATGCTCATTTCATTCGTCAGCGACAGCTTCTCTACTATCGCGACGAGTTCGGCGACAGAGGCGAGAATGTAAGTGTCGATCCTTCACTCATTTTCGAAAATCCTCGCTTAAAAGATGCATACATTGCTCTTCAAGCTTGGAAACAAGCGATACTCTCAGATCCACTCAATCTAACCGCAGATTGGATCGGATCTGATGTCTGTAACTATACCGGTATATTCTGCGCTAATGCGCCGGATAATTCATCTATCCGTACAGTCGCTGGTATCGATCTCAACCACGGTGATATCGCCggttacataccggaagaacttGGCCTACTTACGGACCTTGCATTGTTTCATATCAACTCTAACCGCTTCTGCGGTACTCTACCTCATAAATTCGAGCATCTGAAATTACTCTTTGAACTTGATATCAGTAACAACCGCTTCGCTGGAAAGTTTCCACGCGTCGTTCTCAAGTTGCCGAGTCTTAAATTTCTAGATCTACGATTTAACGAGTTTGAAGGAAAAGTACCTTCAGAGCTGTTTGATAAGGATTTGGATGCTATTTTCATTAACCATAACAGATTCCAGTTTGAATTGCCGGATAATTTCGGTAATTCTCCTGTTTCCGTCATTGTTTTGGCTAATAATAAGTTCCATGGTTGTGTTCCTGCAAGTTTGGGGAAAATGGCGGATACGTTGAATGAGATTATTCTTATGAATAATGGATTACGGTCTTGCATGCCGCCGGAGATTGGATTGTTGAAAGAGTTGACAGTTTTGGATGTAAGTTTCAATGAGCTGATGGGACCATTGCCGGATTCGATTGGAGGTATGATGAGTTTGGAGCAGTTGAACGTAGCGCATAATATGCTGTCTGGAAGCATACCGGAAAGTATATGTAAGCTTCCGAGGCTTTTGAATTTTACATTTTCTTATAACTTCTTCTCCGGCGAGCCTCCGGCGTGTTTGGGATTAGCTGAATCGGAGGATAGTAAGAATTGCTTAGTGGATCGTCCTGCTCAGAGGTCTATTGCTCAGTGTAAGACGTTTTCATCTCGGCCTATTCATTGTAGTGCTTTTAAATGTAAGCCTTTTGTTCCTATATTGCCGCCACCTCCTCCACCGTCTCCTCCACCACCAGTTTACTCGCCACCACCTCCACCGCCGTCTCCTCCACCGCCAG TTTACTCACCGCCACCACCAGTTTACTCGCCCCCTCCTCCGCCGCCGTCTCCTCCACCGCCAGTATACTCTCCACCACCTCCTCCGCCGTCTCCTCCACCGCCAGTATACTCACCGCCTCCACCTCCACCATCACCGCCACCACCAGTTTACtcaccaccacctcctcccccaTCACCGCCACCACCAGTTTACTCACCGCCTCCACCTCCTccatcaccaccaccaccgccgCCACCAATTTACTCACCCccacctcctccaccatctCCACCGCCACCAGTTTACTCACCACCACCACCAGTTTACTCACCGCCACCACCTCCGccatctccaccaccaccatcacCAAACCCTCCTTATTGCGTTCGCCCACCTCCTCTACCTCCGCCATCATCACCACCTCCTCCACCTCCCGTCCACCATAACTCTCCCCCACCACCGCCACCTCACTCACCTCCCCCACCACAATATCAATCTCCTCCACCGCCTGTCTATGTTTACtcatctccaccaccaccacagCCTATTTATTCACCGCCTCCTCCACCCATTTATTCGCCGCCGCCTCCACACcaatctcctcctcctcctccacccGTATACTCATCACCCCCACCCCCTATCTTTTCACCTCCTCCACCCGTATACTCATCACCTCCACCCCCAATCTTTtcacctcctccaccatcaCCACCTCCTTGTATAgaaccaccaccaccacctccaccCCCACCCCCACCGCCACCGCCACCACATCCTCCATTATGTATAGACTACTCTCCACCACCGCCCCCACCACTACTATCACCTCCACCCACAATTCAATACTTATCACCACCACCGGTTCATCAATCATCTCCTCCACCTCCATCACCAGTATACGAGGGTCCATTACCACCTATCTACAGTGTTTCATATGCTTCACCTCCCCCACCACCTTTCTATTGA